From the Anguilla anguilla isolate fAngAng1 chromosome 8, fAngAng1.pri, whole genome shotgun sequence genome, one window contains:
- the LOC118233488 gene encoding probable E3 ubiquitin-protein ligase ARI7: MMSEKRYDPNDKTFKYVKRIDDIDLDDDLSILRAELPCGHAVSPESMTEYCKTELKKVKHSKIVHNLRWFIFGVDLDLTLAGHSAAFQGKTTFRCPALNDGNTSCDAELPYHVVRKFALLTPEEQCYFEETLGDMACTGYSTCPGCKIFVEREDTRNLSVECRICTTRMRRTYEFCWQCSKEWKGKRPRADRCDNDGCIDKRLDLIRTCKYIFFESIKEVRDCPSVRACPTCGKLIEHNGEMCKNITCDTCQVEFCFVCLRLTADCAKTDSSYYGRCSVGTAPRQTSIPVWKR, translated from the exons ATCTGGATGATGACCTGAGCATTCTTCGGGCGGAGCTGCCTTGTGGTCATGCCGTCAGTCCAGAATCCATGACGGAGTATTgtaaaacagaactgaaaaagGTAAAACATTCAA aaatagtTCACAATTTAAGGTGGTTCATTTTTGGAGTGGATTTAGATCTAACACTGGCTGGGCATTCTGCTGCTTTCCAGGGCAAAACCACATTCAGGTGCCCTGCCCTTAATGATGGAAACACATCATGTGATGCAGAGCTGCCCTATCATGTGGTGCGCAAGTTCGCCCTGCTGACCCCTGAGGAGCAATGCTACTTTGAAGAGACTCTCGGAGATATGGCTTGCACAGGCTATAGCACT TGTCCAGGCTGCAAGATATTTGTAGAAAGAGAAGACACCCGCAATTTGAGTGTGGAATGCAGGATTTGCACCACCAGGATGAGAAGAACGTACGAGTTTTGCTGGCAGTGCTCAAAGGAGTGGAAAGGGAAGAGACCCCGTGCTGATCGATGTGACAACGATGGCTGTATTGACAAGCGCCTTGATCTCATACGgacatgcaaatatattttctttgagAGTATAAAAGAGGTGCGGGACTGTCCCTCTGTGCGGGCCTGTCCCACTTGTGGCAAACTGATAGAACACAACGGGGAAATGTGTAAAAACATAACTTGTGACACATGCCAAGTCGAGTTCTGTTTTGTCTGCCTGAGGCTCACTGCTGATTGTGCAAAGACAGACAGCAGCTACTATGGCCGCTGCTCAGTTGGCACGGCACCAAGGCAGACATCCATACCTGTCTGGAAGCGCTAG
- the LOC118233489 gene encoding putative ubiquitin carboxyl-terminal hydrolase 50, translating to MTDECREAVMRLNEADGNPVSEELKKLFDKLNRNQVPDTRGITHSLGIADVCRQEDASEYFKKILSKLNPDVTKIYEGTIKETVTCENGHKLKNDSSPFTLIPLSINNASSGIISVEDAWKDHFKSTEATLYCSSCEYETLAQFESKINVFPQILALHLDRLDIFSGQKNTCKVKIPSTLTDKGQNYELYAIANHHGSPRGGHYNAFIKPYGDKCWWRFDDSHVRKMEELQRENLLTSGTGGLAHEHL from the exons ATGACAGATGAATGTAGAGAGGCTGTCATGAG GCTAAATGAAGCCGATGGGAATCCTGTTTCAGAGGAACTGAAAAAGCTGTTTGACAAGCTTAATAGAAATCAAGTCCCTGACACCAGAGGTATAACACATAGTCTTGGGATCGCTGACG tGTGTCGGCAAGAAGATGCATCAGAATACTTTAAGAAAATATTAAGTAAACTCAATCCTGATGTCACAAAG ATCTATGAAGGTACGATTAAAGAGACAGTAACTTGCGAGAACGGACACAAGCTTAAGAACGACTCCAGCCCATTTACCCTCATTCCACTGTCAATTAACAACGCCTCTTCTGGAATCATCAGTGTG GAGGATGCCTGGAAAGACCATTTCAAAAGCACAGAAGCAACACTTTACTGCAGCTCATGTGAATATGAAACATTGGCTCAATTT GaatctaaaataaatgtgtttccaCAAATACTAGCCCTGCATCTGGATCGGCTTGATATTTTCTCTGGCCAAAAGAATACCTGCAAAGTGAAGATTCCATCCACACTTACCGATAAG GGGCAGAATTATGAACTGTATGCGATCGCCAACCACCATGGCTCTCCCAGGGGCGGCCATTACAATGCATTCATTAAACCATATGGAGACAAATGCTGGTGGCGTTTTGATGACTCGCATGTCAGAAAG ATGGAGGAATTGCAGAGAGAGAACCTTCTAAC CTCAGGAACAGGAGGACTGGCACATGAACACCTCTAA